One part of the Anopheles coustani chromosome 2, idAnoCousDA_361_x.2, whole genome shotgun sequence genome encodes these proteins:
- the LOC131266026 gene encoding PITH domain-containing protein GA19395: protein MPHGHSHSAGCGHEALGIENELEVGIQYSLYEKIDMNNLECLNEELEGSGKTVFKSYCDRLNREKFVRSDADEELLFNIPFTGNVKLKGVIIIGADDDTHPKKMRLFKNRPKMTFDDAAVIADQEFDLERDTHGVIEYSTKVVSFANVHHLSIHIPCNYGNDSTTVYYIGLKGEFSEAQHHGVTICTYESRPNVSDHKNSLFDSVNHQIQ, encoded by the exons ATGCCGCACGGACATTCTCATAGCGCAGGCTGCGGACATGAAGCCCTTGGCATTGAAAATGAACTCGAAGTTGGCATACAGTATAGTTTGTATGAGAAAATTGATATGAACAACTTGGAATGTTTGAATGAAGAGTTGGAAGGCTCCGGGAAAACCGTATTTAAATCGTATTGTGACAGATTGAATCGCGAAAAG TTCGTTAGAAGTGATGCAGACGAAGAGCTCCTGTTCAACATACCATTTACGGGAAACGTGAAGCTTAAAGGAGTCATCATAATCGGTGCGGACGATGATACACATCCGAAAAAAATGAGGTTGTTCAAGAATCGTCCTAAAATGACATTCGATGATGCAGCAGTCATTGCAGATCAGGAATTCGACCTAGAACGAGATACGCACGGCGTAATAGAGTATTCAACAAA GGTAGTGTCATTTGCAAACGTGCATCATCTGTCCATTCATATACCATGTAACTACGGAAACGATTCTACGACGGTTTACTACATTGGACTGAAGGGGGAATTCAGTGAGGCGCAACACCATGGCGTTACAATTTGTACCTACGAGTCTCGACCAAATGTATCCGACCATAAAAATAGTCTCTTCGACTCGGTAAACCACCAAATTCAGTAA